A genomic stretch from Arachis stenosperma cultivar V10309 chromosome 3, arast.V10309.gnm1.PFL2, whole genome shotgun sequence includes:
- the LOC130965695 gene encoding uncharacterized protein LOC130965695: MAKKNAQESYQRVQEAKAKSRARSGGKAVVSPPPPPPPPRNVGTPSQPIVISSSSNLTRPLPSAQPFSEPESKKRKTSESGPSWEGGVRAEALAFVRKNIYPLINMDDVSVRKHLATLAEESFRAAGVCGKLLDMFEKTPLSSLGTSPKVEELEERLLMFEKHQKELKEERDKLRKERDDLRKKESELRAQCTMEVRVIAPDLDLSPLHPDKVVIDSVIVDPPAPEVLSESDLKTRGQRIIESPPHSKDAPSSSAPAPTSSLAPPSSPGDVPHGGGDSKK; this comes from the exons atggcaaagaaaaatgctcaagaGTCCTACCAGCGGGTACAGGAAGCTAAggcgaagtcccgggctaggtcCGGAGGTAAGGCGGTcgtctctcctcctcctcctcctcctcctcctaggAACGTGGGTACTCCATCTCAACCTATTGTTATTTCCTCCTCCTCAAATTTGACTCGACCACTCCCTTCTGCCCAACCGTTCTCCGAGCCAGAGAgtaagaagcgcaagacttcagagtctggccCTTCTTGGGAAGGTGGTGTTAGGGCGGAGGCTCTTGccttcgtccgaaagaacatctatccacTTATtaatatggatgatgtttctgttcggaaGCACCTTGCCACTCTGGCCGAAGAAAGTTTTAGGGCGGCGGGAGTTTGTGGCAAACTTCTGGACATGTTTGAGAAGACTCCCCTCAGCTCCTTGGGTACTTCCCCAAAGGTCGAGGAGCTGGAGGAGAGGCTTCTTATGTTTGAGAAACATCAGAAGGAGTTAAAGGAGGAGAGGGATAAGTTGAGGAAGGAGAGAGACGACCTCCGGAAGAAGGAGAGCGAGCTGCGAGCCCAATGTACTATGGAG GTCAGGGTTATAGcccccgacttggatctttctccattacatcctgacaaagtgGTGATTGATAGCGTCATTGTTGATCCTCCTGCTCCCGAGGTCCTTTCCGAGTCAGACCtaaagactcgggggcagaggattatagAGTCTCCTCCTCATTCTAAAGATGCACCGAGTTCTTCAGCTCCTGCTCCGACTTCTTCTTTGGCTCCTCCTTCCAGCCCTGGTGATGTTCCTCATGGTGGTGGTGATTCCAAAAAATAA
- the LOC130965697 gene encoding tetraspanin-19-like, which translates to MAKRRRKIHHLKQKQEKKNRRKKGRKKRNQPGCSIRKSIRARDLEILGFLAFYRKSFLHLLIYSVQGVQLFDLFHYSPGFFFVILKRKLKKRENGEGLRSCIQSILKMVNSFIGMAGIAMILYSAWMIRIWQREMGELPFGSDSKYPPPWFIYTFLFLGVVFCMITCTGHVAAETANGCCLYMYMVFMVILIMLEASLAVDVFLHSDWEKDFPIDPTGNFDQFQKFVKSNFEMCKWVGLSLVALQGLSLLISMILKGLGPHQSYDSDDEYGPDRVPLLKNAPPYAKNEAWLRINDKANR; encoded by the exons ATGGCTAAGAGA CGAAGGAAAATCCATCACCTGAAACAAAaacaggaaaagaaaaatagaagaaagaagggcaGAAAGAAAAGAAACCAACCTGGCTGTTCCATTAGGAAATCTATACGTGCTAGGGACCTAGAAATTCTAGGGTTCCTTGCATTTTATCGAAAAAGTTTTTTGCATTTGTTAATTTACTCTGTTCAGGGGGTTCAATTGTTTGATTTATTTCATTATTCTCcaggttttttttttgtgattttgaaaagaaaattaaaaaaaagggaaaatggTGAGGGTTTGAGGAGCTGCATTCAATCGATATTGAAGATGGTCAACTCGTTTATTGGAATGGCTGGAATAGCCATGATTCTCTATTCTGCGTGGATGATCAGGATTTGGCAGAGGGAGATGGGTGAGCTTCCATTTGGTTCGGATTCTAAATATCCACCTCCCTG GTTCATTTACACATTTCTTTTCCTTGGAGTTGTGTTCTGTATGATCACCTGTACTGGTCATGTTGCTGCTGAAACTGCCAATGGCTGTTGCTTGTATATG TATATGGTGTTCATGGTTATCCTTATAATGCTGGAAGCTTCATTAGCAGTTGATGTGTTTTTACACTCAGACTGGGAGAAG GACTTTCCAATCGACCCCACAGGCAACTTTGATCAGTTCCAGAAATTCGTAAAATCAAACTTTGAGATGTGCAAATGGGTTGGTCTGTCACTTGTTGCTCTGCAG GGCCTCTCTTTGCTAATATCAATGATTCTCAAAGGTCTTGGGCCACATCAATCCTATGACAGTGATGATGAGTATGGCCCTGACAGGGTGCCGCTCTTGAAGAATGCTCCGCCTTATGCTAAAAATGAAGCATGGCTTAGGATTAATGACAAG GCAAATAGGTGA
- the LOC130968104 gene encoding uncharacterized protein LOC130968104, protein MANAAIIAELNRNTENRAKLIEEIVKLERKIFPKHESYAAFFDNELKRKNAGLLYLHADGELVGYVMYSWPSSLYASITKLAVKEQWRKQGHGEALLKAAIQKCKTRKVSRIMLHVDPSRTPAVSLYKKHGFQVDRLIEGYYSLERHAYVMYLELDSN, encoded by the exons ATGGCGAACGCGGCGATTATCGCCGAGCTTAACAGGAACACTGAAAACCGTGCGAAGTTAATTGAAGAAATTGTGAAGTTGGAGAGAAAGATCTTTCCCAAACACGAATCATACGCCGCATTTTTCGACAACGAACTCAAAAGGAAGAACGCTGGACTTCTCTACCTCCACGCTGATGGTGAACTTGTTGGCTATGTCATGTATTCTTGGCCTTCTTCCCTCTACGCCTCCATCACCAAGCTCGCAG TGAAAGAGCAATGGAGGAAGCAAGGCCACGGCGAGGCACTGCTGAAAGCAGCGATTCAGAAATGCAAGACCAGGAAGGTTTCGCGCATAATGCTTCATGTGGATCCCTCCAGGACACCAGCAGTGAGCCTTTACAAGAAACATGGTTTTCAAGTTGATCGCTTGATTGAAGGTTACTACTCCTTGGAAAGACATGCATATGTAATGTACTTGGAACTTGATTCAAATTGA